From the Malus domestica chromosome 17, GDT2T_hap1 genome, one window contains:
- the LOC103405759 gene encoding PR5-like receptor kinase isoform X3 — MMKSQVDSLLGLTMAILFFSGAHAAKITFTNNCPNTVWPGTVTGNQKPQLSLTGFELASKISRSVNVPSSWSGRFWARTRCATNAAGKFSCETADCGSGQVACNGTTPVPPATLVEITIAENGGQDFYDVSLVDGFNLPIFVAPQGGTGECMASTCPANVNAACPTELQVKAADKSVISCKSACVAYGEPKYCCTPPNDQPRTCPPTEYSEIFEKQCPQAYSYAYDDKNSTFTCSGEPDYVIIFCLDGRLAEGSTSPTPSPVYNMPNSSGKGKPIKLIVSLTVVCFIGVLGAIVFGLCRMRAKQKGEIKLTRDTLQEYIGGKHDELLIYDFETILVATDNFSTENKLGQGGFGPVYKGKLAEGKEIAVKRLSSTSGQGVVEFKNEMLLISNLQHKNLVRIMGCCVKEDEKLLIYEFMPNKSLDTFLFDSTRRAVLDWGTRFNIIQGVARGLVYLHHDSYLKVIHRDLKVSNILLDEKMNPKISDFGLARVVEGTQNLENTQRIVGTRGYISPEYAMGGIFSQKSDVYSFGVLVLEIISSKKNTAFFIYDRQLGLLAYAWQLWKEGRELELVDEMLAADSYSAPEVMKCVHIGLLCVQDNPTDRPSMPDVIFMLNGSTNVIGGPQPKQPLFTIQNSVSHPQPQPSNNDATMTMINEGR; from the exons ATGATGAAGAGCCAAGTCGATTCCCTTCTCGGCCTCACCATGGCCATCCTCTTCTTCTCAG GTGCACATGCAGCGAAAATCACTTTCACAAACAACTGCCCCAACACTGTCTGGCCAGGAACCGTAACCGGTAACCAAAAACCTCAATTATCACTCACCGGGTTCGAACTAGCATCCAAAATTAGCCGGTCAGTGAACGTTCCATCCTCTTGGTCTGGTCGTTTCTGGGCCCGAACCAGATGCGCCACAAATGCCGCTGGAAAATTCAGTTGTGAAACTGCAGACTGTGGCTCTGGCCAGGTTGCATGCAACGGCACAACCCCAGTTCCACCAGCAACTTTAGTAGAAATCACAATCGCAGAAAATGGGGGTCAAGATTTTTACGATGTTAGCCTTGTTGACGGTTTTAACTTGCCCATATTTGTCGCCCCACAAGGCGGCACCGGCGAGTGCATGGCCTCGACTTGCCCTGCGAATGTTAACGCGGCATGCCCGACTGAGTTACAAGTGAAAGCGGCTGATAAGAGTGTCATCAGTTGCAAAAGCGCTTGTGTGGCATACGGCGAGCCGAAGTACTGCTGCACTCCGCCGAATGATCAGCCGAGGACATGTCCTCCCACTGAGTACTCTGAGATCTTTGAGAAGCAGTGCCCTCAAGCTTATAGCTACGCTTATGATGATAAAAACAGCACATTCACCTGTAGTGGCGAACCTGACTACGTCATTATATTCTGCCTAGATG GTCGACTGGCCGAGGGTTCCACTTCACCAACACCGTCCCCAGTTTACAACATGCCCAATTCATCAG GTAAAGGAAAGCCAATAAAGTTAATTGTGAGCCTTACAGTTGTTTGTTTTATCGGTGTATTGGGTGCCATAGTGTTCGGTTTGTGCAGGATGAGAGCTAAGCAAAAAG gagaaatcaaattaacaaGGGACACCCTACAAGAATATATAGGAGGAAAACATGATGAGCTACTGATCTATGATTTTGAAACCATATTAGTTGCTACGGACAATTTCAGCACAGAAAACAAACTTGGGCAAGGAGGATTTGGTCCAGTTTATAAG GGTAAGCTAGCAGAAGGGAAGGAAATAGCGGTAAAAAGACTATCCAGTACCTCAGGACAAGGTGTAGTAGAGTTCAAGAATGAAATGTTGTTGATCTCCAATCTCCAACACAAAAATCTTGTCAGAATCATGGGTTGCTGCGTTAAAGAGGACGAGAAGTTACTGATTTATGAGTTCATGCCAAACAAAAGCTTGGATACTTTTCTTTTCG ATTCGACGAGAAGAGCAGTGCTTGATTGGGGTACACGTTTCAATATTATTCAAGGTGTTGCTAGAGGGCTTGTTTATCTCCATCATGATTCCTATTTGAAGGTAATACATAGAGATCTAAAAGTGAGCAACATTCTCTTGGATGAGAaaatgaacccaaaaatttcagattttggaTTGGCACGTGTGGTTGAAGGGACACAGAATTTAGAAAATACTCAGAGAATTGTGGGAACGCG TGGATATATATCTCCAGAGTATGCCATGGGTGgaatattttctcaaaaatctgATGTCTATAGCTTTGGggtcttggtattggagattattagCAGCAAGAAGAATACTGCCTTCTTTATCTATGATCGACAGCTAGGCTTACTAGCCTATGCATGGCAGTTATGGAAGGAAGGCAGGGAATTGGAGTTGGTAGATGAAATGTTGGCGGCTGATTCATATTCGGCTCCAGAAGTAATGAAATGTGTGCATATAGGGCTGCTTTGTGTACAGGACAATCCGACGGATAGGCCGAGCATGCCGGATGTAATTTTTATGCTAAATGGTTCCACAAATGTAATTGGTGGTCCACAACCTAAACAGCCTCTATTCACAATCCAAAACTCAGTCTCTCATCCTCAACCACAGCCTTCGAATAATGACGCTACAATGACAATGATTAATGAAGGACGCTAA
- the LOC103405759 gene encoding PR5-like receptor kinase isoform X2, whose product MMKSQVDSLLGLTMAILFFSGAHAAKITFTNNCPNTVWPGTVTGNQKPQLSLTGFELASKISRSVNVPSSWSGRFWARTRCATNAAGKFSCETADCGSGQVACNGTTPVPPATLVEITIAENGGQDFYDVSLVDGFNLPIFVAPQGGTGECMASTCPANVNAACPTELQVKAADKSVISCKSACVAYGEPKYCCTPPNDQPRTCPPTEYSEIFEKQCPQAYSYAYDDKNSTFTCSGEPDYVIIFCLDGRLAEGSTSPTPSPVYNMPNSSGWRTEGPTPPTPSPLYHMSNPSGKGKPIKLIVSLTVVCFIGVLGAIVFGLCRMRAKQKGEIKLTRDTLQEYIGGKHDELLIYDFETILVATDNFSTENKLGQGGFGPVYKGKLAEGKEIAVKRLSSTSGQGVVEFKNEMLLISNLQHKNLVRIMGCCVKEDEKLLIYEFMPNKSLDTFLFDSTRRAVLDWGTRFNIIQGVARGLVYLHHDSYLKVIHRDLKVSNILLDEKMNPKISDFGLARVVEGTQNLENTQRIVGTRGYISPEYAMGGIFSQKSDVYSFGVLVLEIISSKKNTAFFIYDRQLGLLAYAWQLWKEGRELELVDEMLAADSYSAPEVMKCVHIGLLCVQDNPTDRPSMPDVIFMLNGSTNVIGGPQPKQPLFTIQNSVSHPQPQPSNNDATMTMINEGR is encoded by the exons ATGATGAAGAGCCAAGTCGATTCCCTTCTCGGCCTCACCATGGCCATCCTCTTCTTCTCAG GTGCACATGCAGCGAAAATCACTTTCACAAACAACTGCCCCAACACTGTCTGGCCAGGAACCGTAACCGGTAACCAAAAACCTCAATTATCACTCACCGGGTTCGAACTAGCATCCAAAATTAGCCGGTCAGTGAACGTTCCATCCTCTTGGTCTGGTCGTTTCTGGGCCCGAACCAGATGCGCCACAAATGCCGCTGGAAAATTCAGTTGTGAAACTGCAGACTGTGGCTCTGGCCAGGTTGCATGCAACGGCACAACCCCAGTTCCACCAGCAACTTTAGTAGAAATCACAATCGCAGAAAATGGGGGTCAAGATTTTTACGATGTTAGCCTTGTTGACGGTTTTAACTTGCCCATATTTGTCGCCCCACAAGGCGGCACCGGCGAGTGCATGGCCTCGACTTGCCCTGCGAATGTTAACGCGGCATGCCCGACTGAGTTACAAGTGAAAGCGGCTGATAAGAGTGTCATCAGTTGCAAAAGCGCTTGTGTGGCATACGGCGAGCCGAAGTACTGCTGCACTCCGCCGAATGATCAGCCGAGGACATGTCCTCCCACTGAGTACTCTGAGATCTTTGAGAAGCAGTGCCCTCAAGCTTATAGCTACGCTTATGATGATAAAAACAGCACATTCACCTGTAGTGGCGAACCTGACTACGTCATTATATTCTGCCTAGATG GTCGACTGGCCGAGGGTTCCACTTCACCAACACCGTCCCCAGTTTACAACATGCCCAATTCATCAG GTTGGCGGACCGAGGGCCCCACTCCACCAACACCGTCACCACTTTACCACATGTCCAATCCATCAG GTAAAGGAAAGCCAATAAAGTTAATTGTGAGCCTTACAGTTGTTTGTTTTATCGGTGTATTGGGTGCCATAGTGTTCGGTTTGTGCAGGATGAGAGCTAAGCAAAAAG gagaaatcaaattaacaaGGGACACCCTACAAGAATATATAGGAGGAAAACATGATGAGCTACTGATCTATGATTTTGAAACCATATTAGTTGCTACGGACAATTTCAGCACAGAAAACAAACTTGGGCAAGGAGGATTTGGTCCAGTTTATAAG GGTAAGCTAGCAGAAGGGAAGGAAATAGCGGTAAAAAGACTATCCAGTACCTCAGGACAAGGTGTAGTAGAGTTCAAGAATGAAATGTTGTTGATCTCCAATCTCCAACACAAAAATCTTGTCAGAATCATGGGTTGCTGCGTTAAAGAGGACGAGAAGTTACTGATTTATGAGTTCATGCCAAACAAAAGCTTGGATACTTTTCTTTTCG ATTCGACGAGAAGAGCAGTGCTTGATTGGGGTACACGTTTCAATATTATTCAAGGTGTTGCTAGAGGGCTTGTTTATCTCCATCATGATTCCTATTTGAAGGTAATACATAGAGATCTAAAAGTGAGCAACATTCTCTTGGATGAGAaaatgaacccaaaaatttcagattttggaTTGGCACGTGTGGTTGAAGGGACACAGAATTTAGAAAATACTCAGAGAATTGTGGGAACGCG TGGATATATATCTCCAGAGTATGCCATGGGTGgaatattttctcaaaaatctgATGTCTATAGCTTTGGggtcttggtattggagattattagCAGCAAGAAGAATACTGCCTTCTTTATCTATGATCGACAGCTAGGCTTACTAGCCTATGCATGGCAGTTATGGAAGGAAGGCAGGGAATTGGAGTTGGTAGATGAAATGTTGGCGGCTGATTCATATTCGGCTCCAGAAGTAATGAAATGTGTGCATATAGGGCTGCTTTGTGTACAGGACAATCCGACGGATAGGCCGAGCATGCCGGATGTAATTTTTATGCTAAATGGTTCCACAAATGTAATTGGTGGTCCACAACCTAAACAGCCTCTATTCACAATCCAAAACTCAGTCTCTCATCCTCAACCACAGCCTTCGAATAATGACGCTACAATGACAATGATTAATGAAGGACGCTAA
- the LOC103405759 gene encoding PR5-like receptor kinase isoform X4 encodes MMKSQVDSLLGLTMAILFFSGAHAAKITFTNNCPNTVWPGTVTGNQKPQLSLTGFELASKISRSVNVPSSWSGRFWARTRCATNAAGKFSCETADCGSGQVACNGTTPVPPATLVEITIAENGGQDFYDVSLVDGFNLPIFVAPQGGTGECMASTCPANVNAACPTELQVKAADKSVISCKSACVAYGEPKYCCTPPNDQPRTCPPTEYSEIFEKQCPQAYSYAYDDKNSTFTCSGEPDYVIIFCLDGRLAEGSTSPTPSPVYNMPNSSGWRTEGPTPPTPSPLYHMSNPSGKGKPIKLIVSLTVVCFIGVLGAIVFGLCRMRAKQKGEIKLTRDTLQEYIGGKHDELLIYDFETILVATDNFSTENKLGQGGFGPVYKGKLAEGKEIAVKRLSSTSGQGVVEFKNEMLLISNLQHKNLVRIMGCCVKEDEKLLIYEFMPNKSLDTFLFDSTRRAVLDWGTRFNIIQGVARGLVYLHHDSYLKWIYISRVCHGWNIFSKI; translated from the exons ATGATGAAGAGCCAAGTCGATTCCCTTCTCGGCCTCACCATGGCCATCCTCTTCTTCTCAG GTGCACATGCAGCGAAAATCACTTTCACAAACAACTGCCCCAACACTGTCTGGCCAGGAACCGTAACCGGTAACCAAAAACCTCAATTATCACTCACCGGGTTCGAACTAGCATCCAAAATTAGCCGGTCAGTGAACGTTCCATCCTCTTGGTCTGGTCGTTTCTGGGCCCGAACCAGATGCGCCACAAATGCCGCTGGAAAATTCAGTTGTGAAACTGCAGACTGTGGCTCTGGCCAGGTTGCATGCAACGGCACAACCCCAGTTCCACCAGCAACTTTAGTAGAAATCACAATCGCAGAAAATGGGGGTCAAGATTTTTACGATGTTAGCCTTGTTGACGGTTTTAACTTGCCCATATTTGTCGCCCCACAAGGCGGCACCGGCGAGTGCATGGCCTCGACTTGCCCTGCGAATGTTAACGCGGCATGCCCGACTGAGTTACAAGTGAAAGCGGCTGATAAGAGTGTCATCAGTTGCAAAAGCGCTTGTGTGGCATACGGCGAGCCGAAGTACTGCTGCACTCCGCCGAATGATCAGCCGAGGACATGTCCTCCCACTGAGTACTCTGAGATCTTTGAGAAGCAGTGCCCTCAAGCTTATAGCTACGCTTATGATGATAAAAACAGCACATTCACCTGTAGTGGCGAACCTGACTACGTCATTATATTCTGCCTAGATG GTCGACTGGCCGAGGGTTCCACTTCACCAACACCGTCCCCAGTTTACAACATGCCCAATTCATCAG GTTGGCGGACCGAGGGCCCCACTCCACCAACACCGTCACCACTTTACCACATGTCCAATCCATCAG GTAAAGGAAAGCCAATAAAGTTAATTGTGAGCCTTACAGTTGTTTGTTTTATCGGTGTATTGGGTGCCATAGTGTTCGGTTTGTGCAGGATGAGAGCTAAGCAAAAAG gagaaatcaaattaacaaGGGACACCCTACAAGAATATATAGGAGGAAAACATGATGAGCTACTGATCTATGATTTTGAAACCATATTAGTTGCTACGGACAATTTCAGCACAGAAAACAAACTTGGGCAAGGAGGATTTGGTCCAGTTTATAAG GGTAAGCTAGCAGAAGGGAAGGAAATAGCGGTAAAAAGACTATCCAGTACCTCAGGACAAGGTGTAGTAGAGTTCAAGAATGAAATGTTGTTGATCTCCAATCTCCAACACAAAAATCTTGTCAGAATCATGGGTTGCTGCGTTAAAGAGGACGAGAAGTTACTGATTTATGAGTTCATGCCAAACAAAAGCTTGGATACTTTTCTTTTCG ATTCGACGAGAAGAGCAGTGCTTGATTGGGGTACACGTTTCAATATTATTCAAGGTGTTGCTAGAGGGCTTGTTTATCTCCATCATGATTCCTATTTGAAG TGGATATATATCTCCAGAGTATGCCATGGGTGgaatattttctcaaaaatctgA
- the LOC103405759 gene encoding thaumatin-like protein 1a isoform X5, with amino-acid sequence MMKSQVDSLLGLTMAILFFSGAHAAKITFTNNCPNTVWPGTVTGNQKPQLSLTGFELASKISRSVNVPSSWSGRFWARTRCATNAAGKFSCETADCGSGQVACNGTTPVPPATLVEITIAENGGQDFYDVSLVDGFNLPIFVAPQGGTGECMASTCPANVNAACPTELQVKAADKSVISCKSACVAYGEPKYCCTPPNDQPRTCPPTEYSEIFEKQCPQAYSYAYDDKNSTFTCSGEPDYVIIFCLDGRLAEGSTSPTPSPVYNMPNSSGWRTEGPTPPTPSPLYHMSNPSGKGKPIKLIVSLTVVCFIGVLGAIVFGLCRMRAKQKGEIKLTRDTLQEYIGGKHDELLIYDFETILVATDNFSTENKLGQGGFGPVYKWIYISRVCHGWNIFSKI; translated from the exons ATGATGAAGAGCCAAGTCGATTCCCTTCTCGGCCTCACCATGGCCATCCTCTTCTTCTCAG GTGCACATGCAGCGAAAATCACTTTCACAAACAACTGCCCCAACACTGTCTGGCCAGGAACCGTAACCGGTAACCAAAAACCTCAATTATCACTCACCGGGTTCGAACTAGCATCCAAAATTAGCCGGTCAGTGAACGTTCCATCCTCTTGGTCTGGTCGTTTCTGGGCCCGAACCAGATGCGCCACAAATGCCGCTGGAAAATTCAGTTGTGAAACTGCAGACTGTGGCTCTGGCCAGGTTGCATGCAACGGCACAACCCCAGTTCCACCAGCAACTTTAGTAGAAATCACAATCGCAGAAAATGGGGGTCAAGATTTTTACGATGTTAGCCTTGTTGACGGTTTTAACTTGCCCATATTTGTCGCCCCACAAGGCGGCACCGGCGAGTGCATGGCCTCGACTTGCCCTGCGAATGTTAACGCGGCATGCCCGACTGAGTTACAAGTGAAAGCGGCTGATAAGAGTGTCATCAGTTGCAAAAGCGCTTGTGTGGCATACGGCGAGCCGAAGTACTGCTGCACTCCGCCGAATGATCAGCCGAGGACATGTCCTCCCACTGAGTACTCTGAGATCTTTGAGAAGCAGTGCCCTCAAGCTTATAGCTACGCTTATGATGATAAAAACAGCACATTCACCTGTAGTGGCGAACCTGACTACGTCATTATATTCTGCCTAGATG GTCGACTGGCCGAGGGTTCCACTTCACCAACACCGTCCCCAGTTTACAACATGCCCAATTCATCAG GTTGGCGGACCGAGGGCCCCACTCCACCAACACCGTCACCACTTTACCACATGTCCAATCCATCAG GTAAAGGAAAGCCAATAAAGTTAATTGTGAGCCTTACAGTTGTTTGTTTTATCGGTGTATTGGGTGCCATAGTGTTCGGTTTGTGCAGGATGAGAGCTAAGCAAAAAG gagaaatcaaattaacaaGGGACACCCTACAAGAATATATAGGAGGAAAACATGATGAGCTACTGATCTATGATTTTGAAACCATATTAGTTGCTACGGACAATTTCAGCACAGAAAACAAACTTGGGCAAGGAGGATTTGGTCCAGTTTATAAG TGGATATATATCTCCAGAGTATGCCATGGGTGgaatattttctcaaaaatctgA
- the LOC103405759 gene encoding thaumatin-like protein 1a isoform X6 — MMKSQVDSLLGLTMAILFFSGAHAAKITFTNNCPNTVWPGTVTGNQKPQLSLTGFELASKISRSVNVPSSWSGRFWARTRCATNAAGKFSCETADCGSGQVACNGTTPVPPATLVEITIAENGGQDFYDVSLVDGFNLPIFVAPQGGTGECMASTCPANVNAACPTELQVKAADKSVISCKSACVAYGEPKYCCTPPNDQPRTCPPTEYSEIFEKQCPQAYSYAYDDKNSTFTCSGEPDYVIIFCLDGRLAEGSTSPTPSPVYNMPNSSGWRTEGPTPPTPSPLYHMSNPSGKGKPIKLIVSLTVVCFIGVLGAIVFGLCRMRAKQKG; from the exons ATGATGAAGAGCCAAGTCGATTCCCTTCTCGGCCTCACCATGGCCATCCTCTTCTTCTCAG GTGCACATGCAGCGAAAATCACTTTCACAAACAACTGCCCCAACACTGTCTGGCCAGGAACCGTAACCGGTAACCAAAAACCTCAATTATCACTCACCGGGTTCGAACTAGCATCCAAAATTAGCCGGTCAGTGAACGTTCCATCCTCTTGGTCTGGTCGTTTCTGGGCCCGAACCAGATGCGCCACAAATGCCGCTGGAAAATTCAGTTGTGAAACTGCAGACTGTGGCTCTGGCCAGGTTGCATGCAACGGCACAACCCCAGTTCCACCAGCAACTTTAGTAGAAATCACAATCGCAGAAAATGGGGGTCAAGATTTTTACGATGTTAGCCTTGTTGACGGTTTTAACTTGCCCATATTTGTCGCCCCACAAGGCGGCACCGGCGAGTGCATGGCCTCGACTTGCCCTGCGAATGTTAACGCGGCATGCCCGACTGAGTTACAAGTGAAAGCGGCTGATAAGAGTGTCATCAGTTGCAAAAGCGCTTGTGTGGCATACGGCGAGCCGAAGTACTGCTGCACTCCGCCGAATGATCAGCCGAGGACATGTCCTCCCACTGAGTACTCTGAGATCTTTGAGAAGCAGTGCCCTCAAGCTTATAGCTACGCTTATGATGATAAAAACAGCACATTCACCTGTAGTGGCGAACCTGACTACGTCATTATATTCTGCCTAGATG GTCGACTGGCCGAGGGTTCCACTTCACCAACACCGTCCCCAGTTTACAACATGCCCAATTCATCAG GTTGGCGGACCGAGGGCCCCACTCCACCAACACCGTCACCACTTTACCACATGTCCAATCCATCAG GTAAAGGAAAGCCAATAAAGTTAATTGTGAGCCTTACAGTTGTTTGTTTTATCGGTGTATTGGGTGCCATAGTGTTCGGTTTGTGCAGGATGAGAGCTAAGCAAAAAG GGTAA